A genomic region of Streptosporangium lutulentum contains the following coding sequences:
- a CDS encoding WXG100-like domain-containing protein — translation MSVSPGRVSVYGFGTLGLAAFVFKMLAVDYPDGDPARSRQAGDVWARLADRLEKNPDTTYPFAEAVWKKNGGDSVEAFKEAMISKLYPRPPETSFPDRLALACRRNSQACYEYAEIIETAQHAYWTAAWANFASFVFLTTFPWQAGAAGQLTQFLIRRAQAKLLAKLLEHATAKIVLSKLTEYTIGSTFFAVGDVATVAGVRALRGENPGSLGDNGTKALKEFAASIAFYGVSDAATPAIKAVTRNAELQSFLGRMAGGSIGYGPSYDALNGQSHAELIPTWKETLGRALLYFTMAHKPAG, via the coding sequence TTGAGCGTCAGTCCCGGACGCGTCTCGGTATACGGCTTCGGCACGCTGGGCCTGGCGGCGTTCGTCTTCAAAATGCTCGCGGTCGACTATCCGGACGGTGATCCGGCCCGCTCCCGCCAAGCGGGAGACGTCTGGGCACGGCTCGCCGACCGCCTTGAGAAGAACCCGGACACCACCTATCCGTTCGCCGAGGCGGTGTGGAAGAAGAACGGCGGCGACAGCGTGGAGGCGTTCAAGGAGGCGATGATCTCCAAGCTCTACCCGCGCCCTCCGGAAACGAGTTTCCCCGACAGGCTCGCCCTCGCCTGCCGGCGGAACAGCCAGGCCTGTTACGAGTACGCCGAAATCATCGAGACGGCGCAGCACGCGTACTGGACGGCGGCATGGGCTAATTTCGCCAGCTTCGTCTTCCTCACCACTTTTCCCTGGCAGGCCGGAGCGGCCGGCCAGCTGACGCAGTTCCTCATCCGGCGGGCGCAGGCGAAACTGCTCGCCAAGCTTCTCGAACACGCCACCGCGAAGATCGTGCTGAGCAAACTCACGGAATACACGATCGGCAGCACGTTCTTCGCCGTGGGAGACGTCGCGACGGTGGCCGGCGTCCGCGCCCTGCGAGGCGAGAACCCGGGTTCACTCGGCGACAACGGCACCAAGGCGCTGAAGGAGTTCGCTGCCTCGATCGCTTTCTACGGCGTGTCCGACGCGGCCACGCCCGCGATCAAGGCGGTCACCCGAAATGCCGAACTGCAGTCCTTCCTGGGAAGGATGGCCGGAGGCTCGATCGGCTACGGCCCCTCGTACGACGCCCTGAACGGGCAGAGCCACGCGGAGCTCATCCCCACGTGGAAGGAGACCCTGGGCAGGGCCCTTCTCTATTTCACGATGGCCCACAAACCAGCGGGCTGA
- a CDS encoding LLM class F420-dependent oxidoreductase — MDSGFSYFATDDAVDPAGVAQVVEQRGHSMLLFAEHTHIQAGAPLMREGHPLPRKYWHTYDPLVSCTAAGLATTRLRVGTGICLIPQHHPISLAKSVASVDALTGGRFEFGVGAGWNEPEIRNHGVDPARRFALMKEYVEAMQQIWTREEAEYHGEFVSFDPLWSWPKPAQRPYPPVLVGGMGPKVFDRVLAYGDGWLPTYGPGILERVPELFRRAEEAGKRVRVVMMAIPSDPKVIEACERAGVGTVLSTLPSTGLSRVELQMDAFETALAEMRGE, encoded by the coding sequence ATGGACTCTGGTTTCAGCTATTTCGCAACAGACGATGCAGTTGATCCCGCCGGGGTCGCCCAGGTGGTCGAGCAGCGGGGTCATTCGATGCTCCTGTTCGCCGAGCACACGCACATCCAGGCGGGCGCGCCCCTCATGCGAGAGGGCCACCCGCTGCCCCGCAAGTACTGGCACACCTATGACCCCCTGGTCTCGTGCACCGCCGCGGGTCTGGCCACGACGCGACTGCGGGTGGGGACCGGCATCTGCCTGATTCCCCAGCACCACCCGATCAGCCTCGCCAAGTCGGTGGCGAGCGTCGACGCCCTCACGGGCGGGCGGTTCGAGTTCGGGGTGGGAGCGGGCTGGAACGAACCCGAGATCCGCAACCACGGGGTCGATCCGGCACGCCGTTTCGCGCTGATGAAGGAGTACGTCGAGGCGATGCAGCAGATCTGGACCCGCGAGGAAGCCGAGTATCACGGCGAGTTCGTGTCGTTCGATCCGCTCTGGTCGTGGCCGAAGCCGGCGCAGCGACCGTACCCTCCGGTGCTGGTCGGCGGCATGGGGCCCAAGGTGTTCGACCGCGTGCTGGCCTACGGCGACGGCTGGTTGCCGACGTACGGACCCGGCATCCTGGAGCGGGTGCCGGAGCTGTTCCGGCGCGCCGAGGAGGCGGGGAAGCGGGTGCGGGTGGTGATGATGGCCATCCCCTCTGATCCCAAGGTGATCGAGGCGTGTGAGCGGGCGGGGGTCGGCACCGTGCTGTCGACGCTGCCGTCGACCGGCCTGAGCCGCGTCGAACTCCAGATGGACGCCTTCGAGACGGCCCTCGCGGAGATGCGAGGGGAATGA
- a CDS encoding TrmB family transcriptional regulator, protein MRDVVEQLQRLGMSGYEAKAYITLVGAGKPLNGYEVAKRSGVPRSTVYETLGKLVSKGAAYELHGSDDATDYLPLPPRSLLERMRREFDDSVESLESSLPTIMAPPEAHLTHNLKDARALLTRAEDVVAGSRTDLFLSIWPQEMERLSPLAKRAVERGVDTSVMHFGPTADPVGHLYEHRFPPPAVALESLGYRLLVIVGDRRETLIGGFVDDSAWGVYTEDPAVVMMAAEYIRNDIAMEIIADRVGHDSLREIWAADPELRRLRTGHGRPAALLRAVGGPDLNLPLTY, encoded by the coding sequence ATGCGGGACGTGGTGGAGCAGTTGCAGCGCCTGGGCATGTCGGGTTACGAGGCCAAGGCCTACATCACCCTGGTCGGCGCCGGAAAGCCACTCAACGGCTACGAGGTCGCCAAACGTTCCGGCGTGCCGCGCAGCACGGTCTACGAGACGCTGGGCAAGCTGGTGTCCAAGGGCGCCGCCTACGAGCTGCACGGCTCCGACGACGCCACCGACTACCTGCCGCTGCCGCCCAGATCGCTGCTGGAGCGCATGCGCCGGGAGTTCGACGACTCGGTCGAGTCCCTGGAGTCCTCGCTTCCCACGATCATGGCGCCGCCCGAGGCCCACCTGACCCACAACCTCAAGGACGCGAGGGCCCTGCTCACCCGGGCCGAGGACGTGGTGGCCGGATCACGAACCGACCTGTTCCTGTCGATCTGGCCGCAGGAGATGGAGCGGCTGTCCCCCCTGGCCAAGCGGGCGGTCGAGCGCGGGGTCGACACCTCGGTGATGCACTTCGGACCCACCGCGGACCCGGTCGGGCACCTGTACGAGCACCGGTTCCCTCCCCCCGCGGTAGCCCTGGAGAGCCTGGGCTACCGCCTCCTGGTCATCGTCGGCGACCGGCGGGAGACCCTGATCGGCGGGTTCGTGGACGACTCCGCCTGGGGCGTCTACACCGAGGATCCGGCCGTGGTCATGATGGCGGCGGAATACATCAGGAACGACATCGCCATGGAGATCATCGCCGACCGGGTCGGGCACGACTCTTTACGCGAGATCTGGGCCGCCGACCCCGAGCTCAGGCGCCTGCGCACCGGCCACGGCCGCCCGGCCGCCCTTCTCCGTGCCGTCGGGGGGCCGGATCTTAACCTGCCGCTCACCTACTGA
- a CDS encoding NAD(P)H-dependent flavin oxidoreductase yields MSTRRLEDLLGIEHPIVLGPFGGGLSTVALVAVVSESGGLGSYGANNLGPEQITEVVGELRAATARPFAVNLWVPQPGESDRPDDLARHVERLRPYYEELGVSPPNLDEPFGQDFDAQIEALLAAEPPVISFIMGVPPERVIAEARGRGIVTIGTASTVDEAVALEAAGLDAVIASGNDAGGHRGSFLRPAGESLVGTFSLVPQVADAVSVPVVAAGGIADGRGVAAARTLGADGVQIGTGFLMTAEAGASPVHRAILSGPEARVTVLTRLFSGRHLRVIPNRFVREEAAFEDDVPPYPFLNKLMLPIRRAGTADHSSLLSGQAAALARPRPAKDYFDELVSDTERILRDRA; encoded by the coding sequence ATGAGCACACGACGGCTCGAAGACCTGCTGGGCATCGAGCATCCGATCGTCCTGGGCCCGTTCGGCGGGGGACTGTCCACGGTCGCGCTCGTCGCCGTCGTGTCGGAGAGCGGCGGGCTGGGCTCGTACGGCGCGAACAACCTCGGGCCGGAGCAGATCACTGAGGTGGTCGGGGAGTTGCGGGCCGCCACCGCCCGGCCGTTCGCGGTCAACCTGTGGGTGCCTCAGCCCGGCGAGAGCGACCGGCCCGATGACCTCGCCAGGCACGTCGAGCGGCTCCGGCCGTACTACGAGGAACTCGGAGTGAGTCCGCCGAACCTGGACGAGCCTTTCGGCCAGGACTTCGACGCCCAGATCGAGGCGCTGCTGGCGGCGGAGCCTCCGGTGATCAGTTTCATCATGGGCGTGCCGCCGGAGCGGGTGATCGCGGAGGCGCGCGGGCGCGGGATCGTGACGATCGGCACGGCCTCGACGGTTGACGAGGCCGTCGCGCTCGAGGCGGCGGGGCTGGACGCCGTCATCGCCTCCGGCAACGACGCCGGTGGGCATCGGGGCTCGTTCCTGCGCCCGGCCGGTGAGTCGCTCGTCGGCACGTTCTCCCTCGTGCCCCAGGTGGCCGACGCCGTCTCCGTTCCGGTCGTCGCGGCGGGCGGGATCGCCGACGGCCGGGGCGTCGCCGCGGCGCGCACCCTCGGCGCGGACGGCGTGCAGATCGGAACCGGCTTCCTGATGACCGCCGAGGCCGGCGCGAGCCCGGTGCACAGGGCGATCCTGAGCGGCCCCGAGGCGAGGGTCACCGTGCTCACCCGGCTGTTCTCCGGACGTCACCTTCGGGTGATTCCCAACCGGTTCGTTCGGGAGGAGGCGGCGTTCGAGGACGACGTCCCGCCGTACCCCTTCCTCAACAAGCTCATGCTGCCCATCCGCAGGGCCGGGACGGCGGACCATTCCAGCCTGCTGTCGGGGCAGGCGGCCGCGCTCGCCCGCCCGCGTCCCGCCAAGGACTACTTCGACGAACTCGTCTCCGACACCGAGCGGATCCTGCGGGACCGCGCCTGA
- a CDS encoding YbaB/EbfC family nucleoid-associated protein: protein MTTGVPATRDGAASPPWRPAGPPRHAQPLDRFKLSIIPMLRSTMKSPMEALRGSGDEELDRLLEQFGQEVTGLEELQERIAGVRGRGEAARGHVAVEASPAGALTSLTIDPRAMRLGSAELAAAILQAAGEAARDAEKQVKELVNPYVADTLLETVLPSHGE from the coding sequence GTGACGACCGGCGTTCCCGCAACCCGCGACGGTGCGGCGTCCCCCCCTTGGCGACCGGCCGGCCCGCCACGTCACGCGCAACCACTTGATCGCTTCAAGCTTTCAATCATCCCAATGCTCAGGAGCACCATGAAGTCACCCATGGAAGCGCTTCGCGGGAGCGGCGACGAAGAACTCGACAGGCTTCTGGAGCAGTTCGGCCAAGAAGTCACCGGGCTCGAGGAACTTCAGGAACGCATCGCCGGAGTCCGCGGCCGAGGCGAGGCGGCGCGGGGACACGTCGCCGTCGAGGCGTCGCCGGCGGGCGCGCTCACAAGCCTCACGATCGATCCTCGCGCCATGCGGCTCGGCTCCGCCGAACTGGCCGCGGCCATCCTCCAGGCGGCCGGCGAAGCGGCCCGAGACGCTGAGAAACAGGTGAAAGAGCTGGTGAATCCCTACGTCGCCGATACCCTGCTCGAAACCGTCCTGCCGTCCCACGGCGAGTAG
- a CDS encoding FAD-dependent oxidoreductase, protein MDKPVIMTIDDDPGVSRSVARDLRRRYGQSYRVVRADTAADGIASVRELRLRGDDIAAFLADYRMPQMNGVEFLEQAMDLYPYARRVLLTAYADTEAAIQAINVVDLDHYLLKPWDPPEEKFYPVLDAQLEAWQRTDRRETDELRVVGARWSSRSYKVRDFLARNQVPYRWLLADTPEGGELLAAAGEVSDISPAKLPLVITAEGRKLVAPNTSELAEAVGLSTAPATDFYDLIVIGGGPSGLGAAVYGASEGLSTVMVEQHASGGQAGQSSRIENYLGFPDGVSGSQLADRARRQALKFGAELLTARKVTSLEVKGQTKVVGFADGGSIAAHTVILATGVSYRRLNAPGLDDFIGSGCYYGAAMIEASECRDREVYIVGAANSAGQGAVYLSGFASKVHLIVRSDGLERTMSHYLIEQIAQIPNIEVHTETQVIGAEGEGHLQQITLKGPNGEQTREAEWLFVFIGAQPFTDWLGDTVERDAKGFVLTGPDLTATENRPRNWPLRREPYHLETNVPGVFAAGDVRADSIKRVASAVGEGAMAVALVHRYLEKT, encoded by the coding sequence ATGGATAAGCCGGTCATCATGACGATCGACGATGATCCGGGCGTCTCGCGTTCCGTGGCACGCGATCTCCGGCGCCGCTATGGACAGTCCTATCGCGTCGTCCGGGCCGACACCGCTGCCGACGGGATCGCGAGCGTCCGTGAGCTGCGGTTGCGTGGCGACGACATCGCGGCGTTCCTCGCCGACTACCGCATGCCGCAGATGAACGGCGTGGAGTTCCTGGAGCAGGCCATGGACCTGTATCCGTACGCCCGCCGCGTTCTGCTCACCGCCTACGCCGACACCGAGGCCGCGATCCAGGCGATCAACGTGGTGGACCTCGATCACTACCTGCTGAAGCCGTGGGACCCGCCGGAGGAGAAGTTCTACCCCGTGCTGGACGCCCAGCTCGAAGCCTGGCAGCGGACGGATCGGCGCGAGACCGACGAGCTGCGGGTGGTGGGCGCTCGCTGGTCGTCACGGTCCTACAAGGTCCGTGACTTCCTGGCCCGCAACCAGGTGCCCTACCGCTGGCTGCTGGCCGACACCCCCGAGGGCGGCGAGCTGCTCGCCGCTGCCGGCGAGGTGAGCGACATCAGCCCGGCCAAGCTGCCGCTGGTCATCACCGCGGAGGGCAGGAAGCTCGTCGCGCCGAACACCTCCGAGCTGGCCGAGGCCGTCGGCCTGTCCACCGCTCCGGCCACCGACTTCTACGACCTGATCGTCATCGGCGGCGGCCCCAGCGGGCTGGGCGCGGCGGTCTACGGCGCCTCCGAGGGGCTGAGCACCGTGATGGTCGAGCAGCACGCCTCGGGTGGGCAGGCCGGTCAGAGCTCCCGCATCGAGAACTACCTGGGCTTCCCCGACGGCGTCTCCGGCTCCCAGCTCGCCGACCGCGCCCGCCGCCAGGCCCTGAAGTTCGGCGCGGAGCTGCTCACCGCCCGCAAGGTCACCAGCCTGGAGGTCAAGGGCCAGACCAAGGTGGTCGGTTTCGCCGACGGCGGCAGCATCGCCGCGCACACCGTCATCCTGGCCACCGGCGTCTCCTACCGGAGGCTGAACGCCCCCGGTCTCGACGACTTCATCGGCAGCGGCTGCTACTACGGAGCGGCCATGATCGAGGCGTCCGAGTGCCGCGACCGCGAGGTCTACATCGTCGGCGCGGCCAACTCCGCCGGACAGGGCGCGGTCTACCTGTCGGGGTTCGCCAGCAAGGTGCACCTGATCGTCAGGAGCGACGGGCTGGAGAGGACCATGTCGCACTACCTGATCGAGCAGATCGCGCAGATCCCGAACATCGAGGTGCACACCGAGACCCAGGTGATCGGCGCGGAGGGCGAGGGGCACCTGCAGCAGATCACGCTGAAGGGCCCGAACGGCGAGCAGACGAGAGAGGCCGAGTGGCTGTTCGTCTTCATCGGCGCCCAGCCGTTCACCGACTGGCTCGGCGACACGGTCGAGCGCGACGCCAAGGGCTTCGTCCTCACCGGGCCCGACCTGACCGCCACGGAGAACCGCCCCCGCAACTGGCCGCTCCGGCGCGAGCCGTACCATCTGGAGACCAACGTGCCGGGCGTGTTCGCCGCCGGGGACGTCCGGGCCGACTCGATCAAGCGGGTCGCCTCGGCGGTCGGCGAGGGCGCGATGGCCGTGGCGCTCGTCCACCGCTACCTGGAGAAGACATGA
- a CDS encoding alpha/beta fold hydrolase, whose translation MTVLLPGVALTDHVFTVPLDHADPDGTTIEVFAREAVDPARQGEDLPWLVFLQGGPGGKSPRPTEAAGWLGHALKTHRVLLLDQRGTGRSTPLTAKTVTGTDAERAAHLKRFRADSIVADAELIRRELCGDRPWETLGQSYGGFITLTYLSRAPEGLKACYVTGGLAGLDATAADVYSRTYPRVRAKADRYFARHPADAGRLKEIADHLRREKVLLPDGDLLTVRRLQSMGMCLGMSDGAGYLHWVLDEAWTGGKLSDLFLYEVMMATGFVGNPLYAVLHESIYAQGAATGWAAHRLLPGEFHEDAEPLLPTGEMIYPWMFDEIAALRPFKGAAEIIAADSGWPDLYDPVRLAANRVPVAAAVYYDDMYVDEGLSMETARRVGNVRAWVTNEWEHDGVRVSDGKVLARLMGMIDGVHG comes from the coding sequence GTGACTGTCCTTCTGCCCGGTGTGGCGCTCACCGACCACGTGTTCACCGTTCCCCTCGACCACGCCGATCCGGACGGTACGACGATCGAGGTCTTCGCCAGGGAGGCGGTGGATCCGGCCAGGCAGGGCGAGGACCTGCCGTGGCTGGTCTTCCTGCAGGGCGGTCCGGGCGGCAAGTCACCGAGGCCGACCGAGGCCGCCGGCTGGCTGGGACACGCGCTGAAGACCCACCGGGTGCTTCTGCTCGATCAGCGGGGGACCGGTCGCAGCACTCCTCTCACCGCCAAGACGGTGACCGGCACGGACGCCGAGCGCGCCGCCCACCTCAAGCGTTTCCGCGCCGACTCGATCGTGGCCGACGCCGAGCTGATCCGGCGTGAGCTCTGCGGTGACCGCCCATGGGAGACCCTCGGGCAGAGCTACGGCGGGTTCATCACGCTGACCTATCTCTCCCGGGCTCCCGAGGGTCTCAAGGCCTGTTACGTGACCGGAGGCCTGGCCGGGCTCGACGCCACCGCCGCCGACGTCTACTCCCGCACCTATCCCCGGGTCCGCGCCAAGGCGGACCGCTACTTCGCCCGCCACCCCGCGGACGCGGGACGCCTGAAGGAGATCGCCGACCACCTGCGCCGCGAGAAGGTCCTGCTTCCGGACGGCGACCTGCTGACCGTGCGCCGCCTGCAGAGCATGGGCATGTGCCTGGGGATGAGCGACGGAGCCGGATACCTGCACTGGGTGCTCGACGAGGCGTGGACCGGAGGGAAACTCTCCGACCTGTTCCTGTACGAGGTCATGATGGCCACCGGCTTCGTCGGCAACCCCCTCTACGCGGTCCTGCACGAGTCGATCTACGCCCAGGGCGCCGCCACCGGGTGGGCGGCCCACCGGCTGCTGCCCGGGGAGTTCCACGAGGACGCCGAGCCGTTGCTGCCCACCGGCGAGATGATCTACCCCTGGATGTTCGACGAGATCGCGGCCCTCCGTCCTTTCAAGGGCGCCGCCGAGATCATCGCCGCCGACTCCGGCTGGCCGGATCTCTACGATCCGGTGCGGCTGGCCGCCAACCGGGTTCCGGTGGCCGCCGCCGTCTACTACGACGACATGTACGTCGACGAGGGGTTGTCCATGGAGACCGCCCGCAGGGTCGGCAACGTGCGGGCCTGGGTGACCAACGAGTGGGAGCACGACGGCGTCCGCGTCTCCGACGGCAAGGTCCTCGCCCGCCTGATGGGCATGATCGACGGCGTTCACGGCTGA
- a CDS encoding SAM-dependent methyltransferase, with protein MTEEQLPPGVDPTIPSVARMYDYYLGGKDHFASDRAAAEEFIEVVPGIRMMARANRDFLRKAVTELAGQGIRQFLDIGSGLPTQENVHQVVHRIIPDAQVTYVDNDPIVLAHGRALLIDNPHTTVVQADMREPKALLDHPEVRATIDFDRPVALILLAMLHFVPKDDDAETIVAAVRETLSPGSHLVLSHGFAGHAGQETHDRAQQVYSSTATGSLTSRGPAQIAAYLDGLDVLPPGIVPVEAWRPEFDEDVTIDFNQPSILGAVARVP; from the coding sequence ATGACCGAGGAGCAGTTACCCCCGGGAGTCGACCCCACGATCCCGAGCGTGGCGCGCATGTACGACTACTACCTCGGCGGCAAGGACCATTTCGCCTCCGACCGCGCCGCGGCCGAGGAGTTCATCGAGGTCGTCCCGGGCATCCGGATGATGGCGCGGGCCAACCGCGACTTCCTCCGCAAGGCGGTGACCGAGCTCGCCGGCCAGGGCATCCGCCAGTTCCTCGACATCGGCTCGGGGCTGCCCACCCAGGAGAACGTCCATCAGGTCGTGCACCGGATCATCCCCGACGCGCAGGTCACCTATGTGGACAACGACCCGATCGTCCTGGCCCACGGCCGGGCCCTGCTGATCGACAACCCCCACACCACCGTGGTCCAGGCGGACATGCGCGAGCCGAAGGCCCTGCTCGACCACCCCGAGGTGCGGGCGACCATCGACTTCGACCGGCCGGTGGCCCTGATCCTGCTGGCGATGCTGCACTTCGTCCCCAAGGACGACGACGCCGAGACCATCGTCGCCGCGGTGCGTGAGACGCTGTCGCCGGGCAGCCATCTGGTGCTGTCCCACGGCTTCGCCGGCCACGCCGGCCAGGAGACGCACGACAGGGCGCAGCAGGTCTACAGCTCCACCGCCACCGGCTCGCTCACCTCGCGCGGCCCCGCCCAGATCGCGGCCTACCTGGACGGGCTCGACGTGCTGCCCCCCGGGATCGTCCCGGTCGAGGCCTGGCGACCGGAGTTCGACGAGGACGTCACGATCGACTTCAACCAGCCGAGCATCCTCGGAGCCGTGGCCCGGGTCCCCTAG
- the glnII gene encoding glutamine synthetase gives MSFKAEYIWIDGTKPTAKLRSKTRILADGEELPIWGFDGSSTNQADGSSSDRVLKPVFTCPDPIRGGSNVLVLCEVLDTDMTPHASNTRAALVEVAEKFADQESWFGIEQEYTFFKEGRPLGFPSGGFPAPQGGYYCGVGADEVFGREIVEKHLDYCLAAGLAISGINAEVMPGQWEFQVGPASPLDVSDHMWIARWLLYRTAEDFNVAATLDAKPVKGDWNGAGAHTNFSTKAMRESYDPIITACEALAANAAEHVKSYGAGIEDRLTGQHETAPWSEFSYGVSDRGASVRIPWQVEVEKKGYIEDRRPNANVDPYLVTRLIVDTCCTALAKAGQV, from the coding sequence ATGAGCTTCAAGGCTGAATACATCTGGATCGACGGCACCAAGCCGACCGCCAAGCTTCGTTCGAAGACCAGGATCCTGGCCGACGGTGAGGAGCTCCCGATCTGGGGCTTCGACGGATCCAGCACCAACCAGGCCGACGGCTCCTCCTCGGACCGTGTGCTCAAGCCGGTCTTCACCTGCCCGGACCCGATCCGCGGCGGCAGCAACGTGCTGGTGCTGTGCGAGGTGCTCGACACCGACATGACCCCGCACGCCAGCAACACCCGCGCCGCTCTCGTCGAGGTCGCCGAGAAGTTCGCCGACCAGGAGTCGTGGTTCGGCATCGAGCAGGAATACACCTTCTTCAAGGAGGGCCGCCCGCTCGGCTTCCCGAGCGGCGGCTTCCCCGCCCCGCAGGGTGGTTACTACTGCGGCGTCGGCGCCGACGAGGTCTTCGGCCGCGAGATCGTCGAAAAGCACCTCGACTACTGCCTGGCGGCCGGTCTGGCGATCTCCGGCATCAACGCCGAGGTCATGCCCGGCCAGTGGGAGTTCCAGGTTGGCCCGGCGAGCCCGCTGGACGTCTCCGACCACATGTGGATCGCTCGCTGGCTGCTCTACCGCACCGCCGAGGACTTCAACGTCGCCGCCACGCTTGACGCCAAGCCGGTGAAGGGCGACTGGAACGGCGCCGGCGCGCACACCAACTTCTCCACCAAGGCGATGCGCGAGAGCTACGACCCGATCATCACCGCCTGCGAGGCCCTGGCCGCCAACGCCGCCGAGCACGTCAAGTCCTACGGCGCCGGCATCGAGGACCGCCTGACCGGCCAGCACGAGACCGCCCCCTGGAGCGAGTTCAGCTACGGCGTCTCCGACCGCGGCGCCTCGGTCCGCATCCCGTGGCAGGTCGAGGTCGAGAAGAAGGGCTACATCGAGGACCGTCGCCCGAACGCCAACGTCGACCCCTACCTGGTGACCCGTCTCATCGTGGACACCTGCTGCACCGCCCTGGCGAAGGCCGGTCAGGTCTGA
- a CDS encoding ATP-binding protein, producing MTEQDNVSGGRVGQGGRAIGKDVLKGLFLFEKLDDEKLALLAGYGTEQDFDAGERIVKQGDPAEFFVVLIEGEVMMTVETPAGPIAMSPTSQPGVYGGAFSAYLEERSPQTYAHSLQATKPSRFFVLPAEIYGQVINEWFPMAVHLLDGARIGGMAQRELIDRRQRLTALGTITAGLTHELNNPAAAAVRAVGELRDKVKSAREELAGLIEAGIEPTRLRTLIDLQEKCTKSASDAPGRSPLEISDAEDELSDALEEAGVEDAWELAPPLVGARFALGDLDDVRTTVGEEHLNGAMHWLADATEISQMLNEVTDATERISSLIASAKQYSQMDRTPYQTVDVRELLDSTLTMFRGKIPPGISVVTDYDPELPPIPAYAGELNQVWTNLIHNALDAMAGTGRLTVRTAVEHDTVALIEIGDTGPGVPESLRERIFEPFFTTKSVGEGTGLGLDISYRIVAGRHGGDLRVESEPGNTRFQVRLPLVEAPAT from the coding sequence ATGACGGAACAAGACAACGTCTCCGGCGGCCGGGTCGGCCAGGGGGGTCGCGCGATCGGCAAGGACGTGCTCAAGGGGCTGTTCCTCTTCGAGAAGCTCGACGACGAGAAGCTCGCGTTGCTCGCCGGTTACGGCACCGAGCAGGACTTCGACGCGGGCGAGCGGATCGTGAAGCAGGGCGACCCCGCCGAATTCTTCGTCGTCCTCATCGAGGGCGAGGTCATGATGACCGTCGAGACCCCCGCCGGGCCGATCGCGATGAGTCCCACCTCCCAGCCCGGGGTCTACGGCGGGGCCTTCTCCGCCTACCTGGAGGAGCGCTCGCCGCAGACCTACGCCCACTCGCTGCAGGCGACCAAGCCCTCACGGTTCTTCGTCCTCCCGGCCGAGATATACGGCCAGGTCATCAACGAGTGGTTCCCGATGGCGGTGCACCTGCTCGACGGCGCGCGCATCGGCGGGATGGCGCAGCGCGAGCTCATCGACCGGCGGCAGCGGCTGACCGCGCTCGGCACGATCACCGCCGGGCTCACCCACGAGCTCAACAACCCGGCGGCGGCGGCCGTACGGGCGGTGGGCGAGCTGCGGGACAAGGTGAAGTCGGCACGGGAGGAGCTCGCCGGCCTGATCGAGGCGGGCATCGAGCCCACCCGGCTGCGCACGCTGATCGACCTGCAGGAGAAGTGCACGAAGAGCGCCTCGGACGCCCCCGGACGATCCCCGCTGGAAATCTCCGACGCCGAGGACGAACTGTCCGACGCGCTGGAGGAGGCCGGGGTGGAGGACGCCTGGGAGCTCGCACCGCCGCTGGTGGGCGCGAGGTTCGCCCTCGGCGACCTGGACGACGTCCGCACCACGGTCGGGGAAGAGCACCTGAACGGCGCGATGCACTGGCTCGCCGACGCCACCGAGATCTCCCAGATGCTGAACGAGGTGACCGACGCGACCGAGCGGATCTCCTCGCTGATCGCCTCCGCCAAGCAGTACTCCCAGATGGACCGCACGCCGTACCAGACGGTGGACGTGCGGGAACTGCTGGACAGCACGCTCACCATGTTCCGGGGCAAGATCCCGCCGGGGATCAGCGTGGTCACCGACTACGACCCCGAGCTGCCGCCGATCCCCGCCTACGCCGGGGAGCTCAACCAGGTGTGGACGAACCTGATCCACAACGCCCTGGACGCGATGGCCGGCACCGGCAGGCTCACCGTCCGCACGGCCGTCGAACACGACACGGTCGCGCTGATCGAGATCGGCGACACCGGCCCCGGCGTGCCCGAGAGCCTGCGCGAGCGGATCTTCGAGCCGTTCTTCACCACCAAGTCGGTCGGCGAGGGCACGGGGCTGGGCCTGGACATCTCCTACCGCATCGTCGCCGGTCGTCACGGCGGTGACCTGCGGGTGGAATCGGAACCGGGGAACACCCGCTTCCAGGTACGGCTGCCGCTGGTCGAGGCGCCGGCAACCTGA